The following proteins are co-located in the Candidatus Paracaedibacter acanthamoebae genome:
- a CDS encoding non-ribosomal peptide synthetase, giving the protein MDNKIIEDAYPLSPMQSGLLFQTLYAPESGAYFVQSVFELEGHIDISVLKKAWQKVSKHHPILRTGFIWQSLDVPLQYVLESAEVPFEVKDFKTFTKIDQNQKLEDFIKEDRKKGFDLSKAPLFRITLIKCSQRKFYLIWSRHHILTDGWSTSIIISDMFKAYESLRRGREVRLNSRCPYRDYISWLKEQNLSKAEAFWKDSLASLEGPTKLSFSDIIEENNERDYDTYSIVLSVEETDEIRNFAQQQDLTLNTVFQGAVGLVLKTYTQQQEIVLGVTVSGRSIELSGVEEMVGLLINTLPLRIAIHPEEDTLTFLRNLQEQTQRLSDYSYTSLAQIQSWSRISQSIFDVIFVFENYPLDEETHNIVSDFVIRGVQGVEKNEYPLAIIIGPVKQIHLALSYQTKHFNEEFIKRLSDHIKQALREISHHSAKSSQTLSLLTQEEKHQLLIEWNDTSTSYPEDKTIQQLFEEQVERTPNNIAVVYENEELTYQQLNERANQLAHHLRALGVKPDTLVAIAVERSLEMIIGILGILKAGGAYVPLDPSYPTTRLQFMLEDTKAPILITQTHLNETLKTYSGITLNLHIQSETKELLIEECSFNRDNLQTQRQINFTAESSQNLPNLTTPHNLAYVIYTSGSTGKPKGVMIDHGNIVRLLKKTQHWYHFTQNDVWTLFHSYAFDFSVWEIWGALIYGGKLIVVPYLTSRSPEAFYSLLRKEKVTILNQTPSAFCQLILHEQFLSKSDEFYSLSIRLVIFGGEVLEPDKLKPCFYIDEWEGTQFVNMYGITETTIHVTYHPLSKEHIMRKEGSIIGKKIPDLKTYILDTELNLVPIGVSGEIYIGGVGLARGYLNRPDLTADRFIPNPFIDDVNIYEEFSKTESSLSSSENLRLYRTGDLARYLPDGNIEFLGRIDDQVKIRGFRIELGEIESVLQSHGDVSQAIVAARTDELDKTNVDESNDKKLVAYIVLPQERVSSFEVESVFTSSSGEPFSVLKGEDLTSFTEGFRNHLARSLPDYMVPSFFVYIDKVPLTPNGKIDRKALLDSTIGYINKNRVNIVYPATPLQFHLLKIWEKVLNLKNISIHDNFFEIGGNSLTSIKLFSQLQPEFSNKISIADIFRNPTIFSLSRVLELEHCCMPNFSLIPIQISEKRPALFLIHPGGGLSFCYQGLSKYIDDIPIYGINSPSFESPGNNYKSIQSMAEHYISLIKKIQNVGPYVFGGWSFGGIVAYEMAQQLTIKGESIENLILIDAAVPMNNLKNNGPHEKITNKKHLEKIDDALFNENSDLYVNLQIEKNLKIHENLILKYKVKNIGEGKLLY; this is encoded by the coding sequence ATGGATAATAAGATAATTGAAGATGCTTATCCGCTCTCTCCGATGCAATCTGGTTTATTATTTCAAACCCTCTATGCTCCTGAGTCTGGTGCCTACTTTGTTCAAAGTGTGTTTGAGCTAGAAGGACACATAGATATTTCTGTTTTAAAAAAGGCCTGGCAGAAAGTAAGTAAGCATCATCCAATTCTAAGAACAGGATTTATATGGCAAAGTCTTGATGTCCCTCTCCAATATGTTTTAGAGTCCGCTGAAGTTCCCTTTGAAGTTAAAGATTTCAAAACATTCACAAAGATAGATCAAAATCAAAAACTAGAAGATTTTATTAAAGAAGATCGCAAGAAAGGATTCGACCTCAGTAAAGCTCCTCTTTTTAGGATTACTCTCATCAAATGTTCTCAACGTAAATTTTACCTGATTTGGAGTAGGCATCATATCTTAACAGATGGATGGAGTACGTCTATTATTATTAGTGATATGTTTAAGGCTTATGAGTCTTTAAGGCGGGGAAGAGAAGTTCGACTCAATTCTCGATGCCCCTATCGAGATTATATCTCTTGGTTAAAAGAACAAAACCTCAGTAAAGCGGAAGCTTTCTGGAAGGACTCTCTTGCTTCTCTTGAAGGCCCTACCAAGCTCAGCTTCAGTGATATCATCGAAGAGAATAATGAAAGAGATTATGACACTTACTCTATAGTACTTTCTGTTGAAGAAACAGATGAGATTAGGAATTTTGCTCAGCAGCAGGATTTAACACTTAATACAGTCTTTCAAGGAGCTGTTGGTCTGGTGCTTAAAACCTATACTCAACAGCAAGAGATCGTTTTAGGAGTGACCGTTTCCGGCAGAAGCATAGAGCTTTCTGGAGTTGAAGAAATGGTGGGTTTATTAATCAATACTCTTCCCTTAAGAATCGCCATTCATCCAGAAGAGGACACGCTAACCTTTCTTAGAAACCTTCAGGAACAAACTCAAAGGCTCAGTGATTATAGTTATACCTCTCTTGCTCAGATTCAATCGTGGTCAAGAATCAGCCAGAGTATATTTGATGTCATTTTTGTCTTTGAAAATTATCCTTTAGATGAGGAAACTCATAACATAGTTTCTGATTTTGTCATAAGAGGTGTTCAAGGAGTAGAGAAGAATGAATATCCTCTGGCAATCATTATAGGACCTGTCAAGCAAATTCACCTCGCGTTAAGCTATCAGACAAAACATTTTAATGAGGAGTTTATCAAGAGACTTTCAGATCATATCAAACAAGCCCTTCGAGAAATTTCTCATCACAGCGCAAAAAGTTCTCAAACACTTTCTCTTCTTACCCAAGAAGAGAAACATCAGCTTCTCATTGAATGGAATGATACCAGTACTTCTTATCCTGAAGATAAAACGATACAACAACTGTTCGAGGAGCAGGTAGAAAGGACCCCCAACAACATAGCTGTTGTTTATGAGAATGAAGAGCTCACCTATCAACAACTCAACGAACGAGCCAATCAACTGGCTCATCATCTAAGAGCTCTAGGGGTCAAGCCTGATACGCTTGTGGCAATTGCTGTTGAGAGATCATTAGAGATGATTATTGGGATTTTAGGTATCCTCAAGGCAGGGGGAGCTTATGTTCCTCTGGATCCAAGCTATCCTACAACACGTCTTCAGTTCATGCTCGAGGATACAAAAGCTCCAATCCTTATTACTCAAACTCACCTTAATGAAACCCTTAAAACTTATTCAGGAATAACTTTAAACCTTCACATTCAGAGTGAAACAAAGGAACTTCTGATCGAGGAATGCTCTTTCAACAGGGACAACCTTCAAACTCAGAGGCAAATAAACTTCACAGCAGAGTCTTCTCAAAACCTACCCAATCTTACAACGCCCCACAACCTCGCCTATGTGATCTATACCTCAGGCTCTACCGGTAAACCTAAAGGAGTGATGATTGATCATGGAAACATTGTTCGACTCTTAAAGAAAACACAACATTGGTACCATTTTACTCAGAATGACGTGTGGACTTTGTTCCATTCTTATGCTTTTGACTTTTCTGTTTGGGAAATTTGGGGAGCTCTCATATATGGAGGGAAACTTATTGTTGTTCCCTATCTAACTTCAAGATCTCCTGAAGCTTTTTACAGTTTACTAAGAAAAGAAAAGGTTACTATTCTTAACCAAACACCTTCAGCCTTTTGCCAACTTATTCTGCATGAACAATTTCTATCTAAATCAGATGAATTCTATTCTTTGTCCATACGATTAGTCATCTTCGGGGGAGAGGTTTTAGAACCTGACAAGCTTAAACCTTGCTTTTATATCGATGAGTGGGAAGGCACTCAGTTTGTTAATATGTATGGAATTACAGAAACAACTATTCACGTAACCTATCATCCACTCTCTAAAGAACATATTATGAGAAAAGAAGGGAGTATTATTGGGAAGAAGATTCCTGATTTAAAAACTTACATTTTAGACACAGAGTTGAATCTAGTACCTATAGGAGTGAGTGGAGAGATTTACATTGGAGGGGTTGGATTGGCAAGAGGGTATTTGAATCGTCCTGACTTAACGGCTGATAGATTTATTCCCAACCCATTTATTGATGACGTCAACATTTATGAAGAATTTAGCAAGACAGAATCTTCCCTCTCATCTTCAGAGAACCTTAGACTCTATCGGACAGGAGATCTCGCTCGATACTTACCTGATGGAAACATCGAGTTTTTAGGGCGTATTGATGATCAGGTAAAGATTCGAGGATTTAGGATTGAGTTGGGAGAGATCGAATCTGTTCTCCAGAGCCATGGAGATGTATCACAAGCGATTGTGGCGGCAAGAACGGATGAGCTTGATAAAACAAACGTAGATGAGTCAAACGACAAAAAACTTGTCGCTTATATAGTTCTTCCCCAGGAGAGAGTATCTTCTTTTGAAGTTGAATCAGTGTTTACTTCTTCTTCCGGAGAGCCTTTCTCCGTCTTAAAGGGAGAGGATTTGACAAGTTTCACTGAAGGGTTCAGAAACCATCTCGCAAGATCTCTCCCAGATTACATGGTGCCTTCCTTCTTTGTATATATCGACAAGGTACCTTTAACTCCTAATGGGAAGATCGATCGTAAAGCTCTGCTCGACTCTACTATTGGATATATAAATAAAAATAGAGTTAATATAGTTTATCCAGCAACCCCTCTTCAATTTCATCTTTTAAAAATTTGGGAAAAAGTTTTAAATCTTAAGAATATAAGCATTCACGATAACTTCTTTGAAATAGGAGGAAATTCACTTACTTCAATAAAGCTATTTTCTCAGCTTCAGCCGGAATTCTCGAATAAAATTTCTATAGCTGATATATTCAGGAATCCTACCATTTTCTCTCTTTCTCGGGTGCTAGAATTAGAACACTGTTGTATGCCTAATTTTTCCTTGATCCCGATCCAAATCAGTGAGAAAAGGCCTGCTCTCTTTCTTATTCATCCAGGAGGAGGATTATCTTTCTGTTATCAGGGCTTATCAAAGTATATTGATGACATCCCAATTTATGGAATAAACAGTCCATCTTTCGAAAGTCCGGGGAATAATTATAAAAGCATACAATCTATGGCTGAACACTATATTAGTTTAATAAAAAAAATACAAAACGTTGGACCTTATGTGTTTGGAGGATGGTCGTTTGGAGGAATAGTAGCATATGAAATGGCGCAACAACTTACAATAAAAGGTGAAAGTATAGAGAATTTAATTCTAATTGATGCTGCTGTTCCAATGAATAATTTGAAAAATAACGGACCACACGAAAAGATAACAAATAAAAAACATTTAGAAAAAATAGATGATGCATTATTTAATGAAAACTCTGATTTATATGTTAATCTGCAAATAGAGAAAAATCTGAAAATTCATGAGAATCTTATATTAAAGTACAAGGTAAAAAATATCGGGGAGGGAAAGTTACTCTATTAA